DNA from Pseudomonas mendocina:
TTACCGCAGATCCAGCCACAGCAACGGCCGCGGTCTTGACGCCAGATTTAGCCTTGGCCAGAACCCGTGACAGCGCCTGCCCGACCCCCTCGAGCTCGGCGATGTTCTTCTCGACCACTGCATTCGGCGGAAGCGGTTCGACTGCGTAAGCCTCTACCTTGTAGCGGCTTCCCGAGCGACTCAATTCCAGGAGCTTGACCGAAGTCGAGCTGATATCGATCCCCAGCAGCGTATTCGCTTTCTTAGTGAAGAGCCCTAGCACGACCGTTTTCCTATTGGCATCCGCGACTTACGGACTATTTATGTTTTTCCACATTAAATATCAGTCTTGACAGAAGCGCAAATGGCTCCCTGGGAAAAAAAACGCTTATAATGTGATCAGCTTTTCCCTTTTAGCCTCGGCTCCTGCTTAACTCATTCTTTTACTTGGAATTCCGAACATTTTGATACGCCTGCTGAAGTTCTTCTGGTGGTCTTGCGTTGCCGTTTTCTGTGGGCTATTGCTCAGTTTGAGCGGCGCGTTTCTTTATCTTAGCCCGACCCTTCCTTCCGTCGAGTCGCTGCGCCAGGTACAGCTACAGATCCCCCTGCGCGTCTACAGCAGCGATGCCAAGCTGATCGCTGAATTCGGCGAAATGCGTCGCTCCCCCATCCGCTTCGACGAAATTCCCAAGGAATTCATCAGCGCCCTACTGGCAGCCGAAGACGATAATTTCGCCAATCATTATGGCGTCGATGTGACCAGCCTGATGCGCGCTGCCACGCAATTATTGAAAAGCGGCCAGATTCAGAGCGGCGGTAGTACCATCACCATGCAGGTAGCGAAGAACTTCTTCCTCACCAGCGAGCGCAGCTTCTCGCGCAAGGCCACCGAAATTCTCCTGGCTCTGCAGATCGAACGTGAATTGAGCAAGGATGAAATCCTCGAGCTCTACGTCAACAAGATTTACCTGGGCAACCGCGCCTACGGCATCGAAGCTGCCGCTCAGGTGTATTACGGCAAATCGATCCGCGACCTGAACCTGGCGCAGATGGCGATGATCGCCGGTCTGCCGAAAGCCCCCTCGCGCTACAACCCGCTGGTCAACCCGACACGCGCCAAAGAGCGCCGCGACTGGATCCTCGGTCGCCTGTATCGCCTTGGCCGCATCGACCAAGCCACCTACGAGACCGCACTGGCCGAGGTTGTTGACGCCCGCCACCATGTTCCAGCCCCAGAACTCAGCGCACCTTATATAGCCGAGATGGCACGCGCCGAAATGGTCGGCCGCTACGGCAGCGAGGCATACACCGAAGGTTTCAATGTCACCACGACGGTTCCCAGCCACTTGCAGGAAGTGGCCAATGTCGCGCTACGCGAAGGACTAATCAGCTACGACCAGCGCCACGGCTATCGCGGCCCGGAGAGCCGCTTGCCGGGCATGACGCGCGAGACCTGGCTCAGCGAGTTGAGCAAGTTCCGCTCCATAGGCGGATTGGAGCCCGCAGTCGTCTCTCAGGTAGAGAAAAGCGGCATTCTGGTACTGACTCGTAACGGCGAAGAACAAGCCGTGTCCTGGGACAGCATGAAATGGGCGCGCCCTTTCCTCAACACCAATAGCCTGGGGCCTCGTCCGCAACAACCGGCGGACGTCGCTCAAGTCGGCGACATCGTACGTGTGCAACGCCAGGAAGATGGCAGCCTGCGCTTCATGCAGGTGCCGGCCGCGCAAAGCGCTCTGGTCTCACTCGACCCTTACAGCGGTGCGATCCAGGCACTGGTTGGCGGTTTCTCCTTCGACCAGAGCAACTACAACCGTGCCGTACAGGCCAAGCGCCAACCCGGCTCCAGCTTCAAGCCCTTCGTCTATAGCGCCGCGCTGGATAACGGTTACACGGCGTCGACGCTGGTCAACGATGCGCCGATCATCCTCTCCGACGATTACCTGTCGCAGAAATGGCGTCCGAAGAACGATAACAACACCTTCCTCGGTCCGATCCGCCTGCGCGAAGCCCTGTACAAATCGCGCAACCTGGTCTCGATACGTCTGCTGCAAGACATGGGCATCGACCGCAGCCTGCGCTATATCGAGCGCTTCGGCTTCGCCCCGCAAGACCTGCCGCGCAACCTCTCGCTGGCTCTGGGCACCGCCAGCCTGACCCCGATGGAAATTGCCGAAGGCTGGGCCACGTTCGCCAATGGCGGCTACAAGATCGAGCCGTATCTGATCGAGCGTATCGACGATCGCAATGGCAAACCGCTGTTCCGCGCCAACCCGGCTCGCGTGCCAGGCAGTGCGCCGATCGAGGAGAACGCCAACCTCGCCGTCAACGCGACCGATGAATTGCCGCTGGAGGAACCCAAGGTCGCCGAGCAGATCATCGACGAGCGCACCGCCTACATCATGACCAGCATGCTGCAGGACGTGATCAAGCGTGGTACCGGCCGACGCGCCCTCGCCCTTGGCCGTAATGATCTGGCAGGCAAGACCGGCACCACCAACGAGTCGAAGGACAGCTGGTTCTCTGGCTACAACGCCGATTATGTGACCACTGTCTGGGCGGGCTTCGATCAACCAGAAAGCCTGGGCCGCCATGAGTATGGTGGCACCGTGGCACTGCCGATCTGGATGAGCTACATGGGGGCTGCACTCAAGGATCGTCCTAACCACCTGCCGAAAGAACCCAAGGGCTTGCTGACGCTGCGAGTCGACCCGGTCAGCGGCCGCGCTGCCAGTCCCGGCACTCCAGATGCCTATTTCGAGCTGTTCAAGAGCGAGGATTCACCACCGCCCATGAGCGAGTTCGAACCCGGCATGGGGGCACCCGGCAGCCCACTGCCTGCTGACGAGATGGCACCGATCGATCTTTTCTGACTTAGCGCAGACAATAAAAAACCCGCCTAGGCGGGTTTTTTATTGCATCCAGCAGCTTAGCCGTTGAACACCTCATCCACCGAATTCAGCGGATAGTGCTTCGGATACGGCAGAGTCGCCACGCCGGATTCGATGGCAGCCTTGGCCACGGCATCGCAAACGACGTTGATCAGGCGCTGATCCATCGGTTTCGGAATGATGTACTCACGACCGAACTCCAGCTTGATACCGCCGTAAGCGTCGCAGACGTCCTGCGGCACCGGCAGCTTGGCCAGGTCACGCAGGGCCAGGGCTGCAGCAATCTTCATTTCTTCGTTGATGCGAGTAGCGCGAACATCCAGCGCCCCACGGAAGATGAAGGGGAAGCCCAGTACGTTGTTGACCTGGTTCGGATAGTCGGAACGACCGGTGGCCATGATCACGTCATTACGGGTGGCATGCGCCAGCTCGGGGCTGATTTCCGGATCCGGGTTGGAGCACGCGAAGACGATCGGGTTGGCCGCCATGCGCTTGAGGTCTTCAGCGCTCAGCAGGTTGGCACCAGACAGACCGACGAATACATCGGCACCGTCCAAGGCGTCGGACAGGCTGCGTTTGTCGGTTTCGCTAGCGAACACGGCCTTGTACTGGTTCAGGTCGTCACGGCCGGCGTGGATCACGCCCTTGCGGTCGATCATGAAGATGTTCTCGACCTTGGCACCCATGCTCACCAGCAGTTTCATGCAGGAGATAGCAGCTGCACCGGCGCCCAGGCAGACGATCTTCGCCTCTTCCAGAGTCTTGCCGGCGATTTCCAGGGCATTGAGCATGCCGGCCGCGGTGACGATGGCGGTACCGTGCTGGTCATCGTGGAATACCGGGATGTCGCACTGTTCGATCAGCGCGCGCTCGATCTCGAAGCACTCAGGCGCCTTGATATCTTCCAGGTTGATGCCACCGAAGGTGATGGAGATGCGCTTGACGGTGTCAATGAAGGCCTGCGGGCTTTCAGCGTCGACTTCGATGTCGAACACGTCGATGCCAGCGAAGCGCTTGAACAGTACACCTTTACCTTCCATTACCGGCTTGGAAGCCAGTGGGCCGAGGTTACCCAGACCGAGGATGGCAGTACCGTCGGAAATTACGGCGACCAGGTTGCCCTTACCGGTATAGCGGTAGGCCAGTTCGGCATCGCGAGCGATCTCGCGTACCGGTTCGGCTACGCCTGGGCTGTATGCGAGGGACAGGTCGCGGGCAGTGGCAGTGGCTTTGGTCAGCTCGACACTCAACTTACCGGGACGGGGCTGAGCGTGATATTCGAGAGCGGCTGTTTTTAGATCGGACATAGTGGCATTTCCGCTTTTATGAGGCTTGTTGAACGGGCGCGGCCGAGGATACGCAACTTGTATACAGCTGCACAAGACAGCTTGGTCGCGATCGGACTGCGCGGCCAGAGCCGCTTATAGCCAATTTTGTAGTTTTACTACAAGTCATTAGCGGAGGACTTTCAGCCACTCACCCGCCTTCGGCTCGCCGCTTGGGTAGAGATTATTGAGCAGTCGCAGCTGCCCCTCCGCACCACTTTGCAACGGACTTTCCTTGGCCAGCGCGGCCATGGTTTGCCCGTTCTTTGCGCGCGCCGTGTGCAAACGCACCGGCTCAGCCAGCTTGCGCTCCTCGGCCTTGAGCGGACGGAAACTGCGGATGACCGACAGGAAGCGCTCGTCTTCGGTTTCCAGCGACGCCTGCCCTTTCAAACCGGCCACGAACAGGTACGCACCGTCGCCACGATAGATCACCGCCACTCGCCGGGCCGACTGTCCCTGCAAAACCGCGGTGTAGCCCTGCAGCGATCCCAGGCGTAGCTCTTCGCCCGCCACCAGACGCTGGTTGCCAGCTCGCTTGCGCAGGTACTCAGCCGGCGTCAGTGCCTTGTCGGCCGCCTCCAGGGTCATGGCGATGAATGCCTGTTCGTCCTCGGTGTGACCAATCAGCACATCAGGGCGATTTACCAACTGCCAGCCCTGCGGATAGCTCAGGGTGAAATCCAGCGGCCCGTGATAGAAATGCCGTCCACGACGAATGCCACTGTCAGCCGAGTCGCCGAACACCAAGCCGTCGATCATCTGCATGAAGGTATCGCGCCCCACTTCCTGGGAACCGCCGACCAGCGCCTGAGCCGGGCCGATTACCTCTTTCAGGCGCCGGTCGTTGTCCGGGTGGGTATCGAACAGGCCGTGGTAACCGCCCGCAGGCTGCGCCTCGCCGCGCTTGGCTGCCTGATCACGAGCGAAGTCTTCCTGATTTTTCAGGACGCGCACCACCTCGATCATCGCCTGCGGGTCATAGCCACCACGCGCCAGGTACTGAGCGCCGAGGCCGTCGGCTTCCAGCTCCATGTCGCGGCCGTAGCCACGGACGAAAGCGTTGCCCATCACACTGGTCAGATCACCGAGCGCACCCACGCCGGTGCCAATGGCCGCCGCTTGTCCCAGCAAGCCCCAGGCCGTGGATTGGCTTTGCTGGCGCACGCTGTGGCGCGCCGTGACGTGGCCGACCTCATGACCGAGCACCGCCGCCAGTTCGGCCTCGGAATTCAGATAGGCCAGCAGGCCACGGTGGATATAAATGTAGCCCCCGGGCAATGCGAAGGCGTTGACGTCAGGGCTGTCGACCAGGGTGAACACGTAGTTCAGTTGATTGCGGTGACTGGCGCGCGCCACCCGCTCGCCAACGCGCTGGATATAAGCCTGCAACTTGGCGTCGTTGTAGCGCGGATTTTCCTTGGCGATTTCCTGGTTGTAGCGGGCACCGAGATCCAGCTCCTGGCGCTCGCTCATCATCACGAAGTCGTTGCGGCCAGTAGCCGGATTGACCGCACAACCGGCCAACCACGAGAGCACCAGGCCGGCCACGAGAACACGCATCATCGAACCACCTCCAACATCGCCGGATGGGTAATCGGCAGCATCCAGCGTGCCTGTCCGGATTTCAAGCCACCGCGACGCTGGCGATCGATGACCCAGCCACGCGCTTCCACTTGCCGCCCTTTGAGCTGCTGCAAAGCGCGCACATCGAACTCACCGAGCAACTCAGGCGCCACCCGTAGCACCCGGCCGCCATCGAGATCAATCCAGAGACCGCCCCGGTTGCGCTGCACGCTGGCAACGCGCCCGCCGAGCAAAGCGAAGCCACCACTGCGTAGCTGACCAGCCGTCCTCACCTGCTCGTCGCGCCACAAGCCGAGCTGCTTGCTGCGGGCCTGGCGCTCGGCCGCCGTGTGGCAGCGCACCAGCTCGCTATTGGGAGCCACGGCCACCATAAAGCCCAGCCCTTCGGCCAGCAGCTGCGCTTCGAGGTTACGCCCCTGACGATCATGAAGATGGGCCAGAGTGCGCCCGTAACGATCCTTGCGCTGCTCGCCGTACAACAGACCGACACGTCCGTCACTGGCATCGACCAGCGCCTGTAGGCGGCGCTTGGCCTGCACCGCATAAGGCTCGTCGCTGCGCCCCTTGCGCCCCAGCTCGGGTGCGTTGATGCCGATCAGGCGAATGCTGCGCCCGTCGGCCAGACGCACCGTGTCGCCATCGACCACCTGGCGTACGGCGGCCTGGGCGAGATCTGCGCGCAGCGGGCAGAATGCCTGGGCCAGGTCGACACACAGCAGAGAAACGAAAAAGGCGCCCACCAGGGACGCCTTTTTCAGTAGCACGGAGTGGCGCATGCCAGATTCCGTTTTCGTTCGGTCGCTTACTTGGCGCCGAATACGCCGAAGCGCTGCTTGAAGCGATCGATACGGCCGCCGGTGTCCAGTACTTTCTGCTTACCGGTGTAGAACGGGTGGCACTCGGAGCAAACGTCGAGGCTCAGGTTCTTGCCCAGGGTGGAGCGGGTCTTGATCACGTTACCGCAGGAGCAGGTAGCGTCGATTTCGACGTAGTTCGGATGGATATCGGCTTTCATTGTGCTTTCCTCAGGGTAGTCGTGCCGCCACCCGACCAATGTCAGGCACCGCACAGAAATAGGCCGCGCATCTTACCAGACGCGCGAGTCGATGCAAGCCACGCAAGGCGCCGGTCGTCGCGTGCTAACATCGCGGGCCTGTCAATGGAGCTTCTGGCTTGCCCAACCTGATCCTGCGCCTCGCCCTGCCCTCGCCGCTGCGCCGCCTGTTCGACTACCTCGCCCCCGCTGGCGTGTCGCGCAGTGCCTTGCAGCCAGGCGTGCGACTGCGCGTGCCGTTCGGCCGGCGCGAGATGATCGGCGTGCTGGTGGAAGTCGACAGCCAGAGCGAAGTTCCGATGGACAAGCTCAAGCCAGCCCTGGAACTGCTTGACGCCCGCCCACCGCTGCCGGCGCCGTTGTTCAAGCTATGCCTATGGACAGCGCAGTACTACCAGCACAGCCTCGGCGACACCCTGAGCTGGGCCTTGCCGGTAATGCTGCGCCAGGGTGAGCCAGCCGAAACCCGCCAGGAGCGTTACTGGCTGGCCAGCAAGGGTGCCAGCGTCGACGACCCAAGACTGGCCCGCGCACCGCGCCAACGCGACGCCCTCAAGGCGCTGGCGCAACATCCTCATGGCGTGGCCCACAGCCTGCTCAGCCAGCTGCAACTCAACCGCGACAGCCTGCAGCTGCTACATGAAAAGGGTCTGGTACGGGTCGAGGTGCGCCGCACCCAACCTCATGCCAAACCTGCGCACTGGCTGGCGCAACCGGAACTACCACTGAACGCCGAACAACGTGCCGCGGTGAATGCCGTAGCGTCGGGCTGGGATCAGTTCAATGCCTTTCTACTGGCGGGGGTCACCGGCAGCGGCAAGACCGAGGTTTACCTGCAACTGATCCACCAGTGCCTGGAAGCCGGCAAGCAGGCACTGGTACTGATCCCAGAGATCAACCTCGGCCCGCAGACCTTCGACCGTTTCGCCCGCCGTTTCAATGCACGCATCGCCCTGCTGCACTCGGCAGTGAACGACCGCGAACGTCTGGACGCCTGGCTGGCAGCACGCGATGGCGAGGCCGACATCATCATCGGGACGCGCTCGGCGCTGTTCACGCCGATGAAGAATCCGGGGCTGATCATCGTCGACGAAGAACACGACGCCTCCTATAAACAGCAGGAAGGTCTGCGCTATCACGCCCGCGACCTGGCCCTCGTACGCGCTCACCAGGAAGACGTGCCGATCGTGCTCGGCTCCGCAACCCCCTCGCTGGAAAGCCTGCACAACGCCCACAGCGGCCGCTACGCCCTGCTCAAACTGACCCAGCGCGCCGGCGGTGCCAGCCAGCCGCGTTTCCTGCGCCTGGACGTGAAGAGCCGGCCGCTGGACTCGGGCATATCCGGGCCGATGCAGCAGGCCATCGCCCAGACCCTGGCGGCCGGCCAGCAGGTGCTGGTGTTCCTCAACCGCCGTGGCTTCGCCCCAACCCTGCTCTGCCACGACTGCGGCTGGCTGTCGGAATGCCCGCGTTGCGATGCGCGCATGACCGTGCACCAGCGCTACCAGGAACTGCGCTGCCACCACTGCGGCCATGTCGAACGCCAGCCGAGCAACTGCCCCAAATGCCAGCATGTCGACCTGCGTCCAGTCGGTGCTGGCACCGAGCGCGCCGAAGAGCGCCTGGCGGTGCTGTTCCCCGATTACCCGGTGCTGCGCATCGACCGCGACAGCACCTCGCGCAAGGGCGCGATGGATCGCCTGTTCGCCACCATCAACAAGGGTGAACCGTGCATCCTGGTCGGCACCCAGATGCTCGCCAAAGGTCACCATTTCCCCCGGGTGACGCTGGTGTCGATTCTCGATGCCGACGGCGGGCTGTTCTCCGCGGACTTTCGCGCCAGCGAGCGCATGGCGCAGCTGATCGTCCAGGTCGCTGGCCGCGCCGGCCGCGCCGAAGAGCCGGGCAAGGTGATAATCCAGAGTCACCTGGCCGACCACCCCCTATTGGTTCAACTCACCGAACAAGGCTACTTCGCCTTTGCCGAGCAAGCCCTGAGCGAACGCAGGGCTGCTGGCTTGCCACCATTCTGTCACCTGGCATTGCTGCGCGCCGAGGCGCACAAGCCGGGCCAGGCCGAAGGTTTTCTCGACGAAGCCTGCCATGAGGCCGAGTTGCTGCTGAACGAACTTGGCCTTTCCGGCATCGAACTACTCGGGCCCGTGCCAGCACCGATGGAACGCCGCGCCGGCCGCTTCCGCGCGCAACTACTGGTACAGGGCAATGCCCGTGCACCGCTGCATCGCCTGCTCACACCATGGCTGCACGCCCTGGAACAAATGCCCAGCGGTCGTGCAGTGCGCTGGTCGCTGGATGTCGACCCGATCGACCTGTTCTAGGGAGTGCGCCGTGCGCACAGACTCCAAAAGCCATCAGGGCGCACTGTGCATCCCACAAGTTATGGCCTGCGGCTTGCCGCTGCTTTTATAATGCGCAGTTTTCGACCAAAGCCTCAGGGCCAACCGAGCCGACCATGAAAGACAGTATTCGCCACCTGATCCAGCAAGCCCTCGACCGCCTCGCCGCCGATGGCGTGCTGCCTGCCGGCCTGACGCCGGCCATCCAGGTGGAGAACACCAAGGACAAGAGCCACGGCGACTTCGCCAGCAACATCGCCATGATGCTGGCCAAGCCGGCCGGCATGAAACCACGTGACCTGGCCGAGAAACTGATCGCGGCACTACCGGCCGACGCGCAGATCAGCAAGGTCGAGATCGCCGGCCCTGGCTTCCTCAACTTCTTCCAGAACAGTGATGCCCTGGCTCAACGCCTGGAAGCGGCCCTGGCCGACGAACACCTCGGCGTGCGCAAGGCCGGCGCCAAGCAGCGCGTGGTCATCGACCTGTCCTCGCCGAACCTGGCCAAGGAAATGCACGTCGGCCACCTGCGCTCCACCATCA
Protein-coding regions in this window:
- a CDS encoding penicillin-binding protein 1A; the protein is MIRLLKFFWWSCVAVFCGLLLSLSGAFLYLSPTLPSVESLRQVQLQIPLRVYSSDAKLIAEFGEMRRSPIRFDEIPKEFISALLAAEDDNFANHYGVDVTSLMRAATQLLKSGQIQSGGSTITMQVAKNFFLTSERSFSRKATEILLALQIERELSKDEILELYVNKIYLGNRAYGIEAAAQVYYGKSIRDLNLAQMAMIAGLPKAPSRYNPLVNPTRAKERRDWILGRLYRLGRIDQATYETALAEVVDARHHVPAPELSAPYIAEMARAEMVGRYGSEAYTEGFNVTTTVPSHLQEVANVALREGLISYDQRHGYRGPESRLPGMTRETWLSELSKFRSIGGLEPAVVSQVEKSGILVLTRNGEEQAVSWDSMKWARPFLNTNSLGPRPQQPADVAQVGDIVRVQRQEDGSLRFMQVPAAQSALVSLDPYSGAIQALVGGFSFDQSNYNRAVQAKRQPGSSFKPFVYSAALDNGYTASTLVNDAPIILSDDYLSQKWRPKNDNNTFLGPIRLREALYKSRNLVSIRLLQDMGIDRSLRYIERFGFAPQDLPRNLSLALGTASLTPMEIAEGWATFANGGYKIEPYLIERIDDRNGKPLFRANPARVPGSAPIEENANLAVNATDELPLEEPKVAEQIIDERTAYIMTSMLQDVIKRGTGRRALALGRNDLAGKTGTTNESKDSWFSGYNADYVTTVWAGFDQPESLGRHEYGGTVALPIWMSYMGAALKDRPNHLPKEPKGLLTLRVDPVSGRAASPGTPDAYFELFKSEDSPPPMSEFEPGMGAPGSPLPADEMAPIDLF
- a CDS encoding malic enzyme-like NAD(P)-binding protein is translated as MSDLKTAALEYHAQPRPGKLSVELTKATATARDLSLAYSPGVAEPVREIARDAELAYRYTGKGNLVAVISDGTAILGLGNLGPLASKPVMEGKGVLFKRFAGIDVFDIEVDAESPQAFIDTVKRISITFGGINLEDIKAPECFEIERALIEQCDIPVFHDDQHGTAIVTAAGMLNALEIAGKTLEEAKIVCLGAGAAAISCMKLLVSMGAKVENIFMIDRKGVIHAGRDDLNQYKAVFASETDKRSLSDALDGADVFVGLSGANLLSAEDLKRMAANPIVFACSNPDPEISPELAHATRNDVIMATGRSDYPNQVNNVLGFPFIFRGALDVRATRINEEMKIAAALALRDLAKLPVPQDVCDAYGGIKLEFGREYIIPKPMDQRLINVVCDAVAKAAIESGVATLPYPKHYPLNSVDEVFNG
- a CDS encoding M48 family metalloprotease — protein: MMRVLVAGLVLSWLAGCAVNPATGRNDFVMMSERQELDLGARYNQEIAKENPRYNDAKLQAYIQRVGERVARASHRNQLNYVFTLVDSPDVNAFALPGGYIYIHRGLLAYLNSEAELAAVLGHEVGHVTARHSVRQQSQSTAWGLLGQAAAIGTGVGALGDLTSVMGNAFVRGYGRDMELEADGLGAQYLARGGYDPQAMIEVVRVLKNQEDFARDQAAKRGEAQPAGGYHGLFDTHPDNDRRLKEVIGPAQALVGGSQEVGRDTFMQMIDGLVFGDSADSGIRRGRHFYHGPLDFTLSYPQGWQLVNRPDVLIGHTEDEQAFIAMTLEAADKALTPAEYLRKRAGNQRLVAGEELRLGSLQGYTAVLQGQSARRVAVIYRGDGAYLFVAGLKGQASLETEDERFLSVIRSFRPLKAEERKLAEPVRLHTARAKNGQTMAALAKESPLQSGAEGQLRLLNNLYPSGEPKAGEWLKVLR
- a CDS encoding thermonuclease family protein translates to MRHSVLLKKASLVGAFFVSLLCVDLAQAFCPLRADLAQAAVRQVVDGDTVRLADGRSIRLIGINAPELGRKGRSDEPYAVQAKRRLQALVDASDGRVGLLYGEQRKDRYGRTLAHLHDRQGRNLEAQLLAEGLGFMVAVAPNSELVRCHTAAERQARSKQLGLWRDEQVRTAGQLRSGGFALLGGRVASVQRNRGGLWIDLDGGRVLRVAPELLGEFDVRALQQLKGRQVEARGWVIDRQRRGGLKSGQARWMLPITHPAMLEVVR
- the rpmE gene encoding 50S ribosomal protein L31, producing MKADIHPNYVEIDATCSCGNVIKTRSTLGKNLSLDVCSECHPFYTGKQKVLDTGGRIDRFKQRFGVFGAK
- a CDS encoding primosomal protein N', with product MPNLILRLALPSPLRRLFDYLAPAGVSRSALQPGVRLRVPFGRREMIGVLVEVDSQSEVPMDKLKPALELLDARPPLPAPLFKLCLWTAQYYQHSLGDTLSWALPVMLRQGEPAETRQERYWLASKGASVDDPRLARAPRQRDALKALAQHPHGVAHSLLSQLQLNRDSLQLLHEKGLVRVEVRRTQPHAKPAHWLAQPELPLNAEQRAAVNAVASGWDQFNAFLLAGVTGSGKTEVYLQLIHQCLEAGKQALVLIPEINLGPQTFDRFARRFNARIALLHSAVNDRERLDAWLAARDGEADIIIGTRSALFTPMKNPGLIIVDEEHDASYKQQEGLRYHARDLALVRAHQEDVPIVLGSATPSLESLHNAHSGRYALLKLTQRAGGASQPRFLRLDVKSRPLDSGISGPMQQAIAQTLAAGQQVLVFLNRRGFAPTLLCHDCGWLSECPRCDARMTVHQRYQELRCHHCGHVERQPSNCPKCQHVDLRPVGAGTERAEERLAVLFPDYPVLRIDRDSTSRKGAMDRLFATINKGEPCILVGTQMLAKGHHFPRVTLVSILDADGGLFSADFRASERMAQLIVQVAGRAGRAEEPGKVIIQSHLADHPLLVQLTEQGYFAFAEQALSERRAAGLPPFCHLALLRAEAHKPGQAEGFLDEACHEAELLLNELGLSGIELLGPVPAPMERRAGRFRAQLLVQGNARAPLHRLLTPWLHALEQMPSGRAVRWSLDVDPIDLF